A stretch of Lutra lutra chromosome 9, mLutLut1.2, whole genome shotgun sequence DNA encodes these proteins:
- the LOC125109844 gene encoding ral guanine nucleotide dissociation stimulator-like, producing the protein MLALREGAVQKCGHSLLLSFPERSLSNLTTMCSIYQMFTSAQHVLDQQFTSTLCPILGTWPEQTRQDIGQSLHSAHVEVKGAYVHLTWHDRDLNTHAPVLLRQRELLKLTEAEAEAEPAKEPPVEREATLALHQPPPSGSEPACPPPAAPELEQGLLCYQCSLGPEAQTAGPSACPGVCTPAVSGATGPAPAAEASCQPKNRLKQKEPDLLDFPPRLVAEQLTYMDAELFKKVVPHQCLGSVWSRRNRPGNEHLAPTVRATIAQFNAVASCIVTTCLGNPSMTARDRAVVVDHWIRVAKACQILGNYSSLHAILAALQSVPIHRLKRTWDNVSRKTFQTYKKLCREDNPQGRELLIKERPSSKLATLARQLQRAWKGLPKKGVVPYLGTFLTDLVMLDTAMEDYLEGNEINHGKKNKEYRVLTDIMLLQAAAENYCLEPQHPFTAWFWAVERLSEDDSYILSCRLEPRS; encoded by the exons ATGCTGGCACTCAGAGAAGGCGCAGTGCAGAAATGCGGACATTCCCTGCTGCTATCCTTCCCGGAGAGAAGCCTCTCAAACCTCACCACAATGTGCTCCATCTATCAGATGTTCACGTCAGCCCAGCACGTCCTGGATCAGCAGTTCACTAG CACTCTGTGTCCCATCTTGGGAACCTGGCCTGAGCAGACACGGCAGGATATCGGGCAGTCCCTGCACAGTGCCCACGTGGAGGTCAAGGGGGCCTATGTGCACCTCACGTGGCATGACCGGGACCTGAACACCCATGCCCCCGTTCTGCTGAGGCAGCGCGAACTTCTGAAGCTCACAGAGGCTGAGGCGGAGG CTGAGCCGGCCAAAGAGCCTCCCGTGGAGCGAGAGGCAACCCTGGCTCTGCATCAGCCACCACCTTCAGGGTCCGAGCCAGCCTGCCCTCCACCGGCCGCTCCAGAACTGGAACAGGGGCTCCTATGTTATCAATGCTCGCTGGGTCCTGAGGCACAGACAGCTGGGCCATCGGCCTGCCCGGGAGTTTGCACGCCAGCTGTCTCCGGTGCCACTGGGCCCGCTCCAGCCGCAGAGGCGTCCTGCCAACCCAAGAACCGGCTCAAACAGAAGGAGCCTGACCTCCTGGACTTCCCTCCCAGGCTGGTGGCAGAGCAGCTCACCTACATGGATGCG gAGCTGTTCAAGAAGGTGGTGCCCCATCAGTGCCTGGGCTCCGTCTGGTCCCGGAGGAACAGGCCTGGCAACGAGCACCTGGCACCCACAGTCCGGGCCACCATCGCCCAGTTCAATGCTGTGGCCAGCTGCATCGTCACCACGTGCCTTGGCAACCCAAGCATGACAGCCCGGGACAGGGCCGTGGTGGTGGACCACTGGATCCGGGTGGCCAAG gcctgtcAGATCCTGGGGAACTACTCCTCCCTGCATGCCATCCTCGCGGCTCTGCAGAGTGTCCCCATTCACCGCCTGAAGAGGACATGGGACAACGTTTCCAG gAAGACCTTCCAAACATACAAAAAGCTCTGCAGAGAAGACAACCCCCAGGGCAGGGAACTACTCATCAAG GAGCGGCCCTCGAGTAAACTTGCCACCCTGGCGAGGCAGCTGCAGAGAGCGTGGAAGGGGCTGCCGAAGAAG GGTGTCGTCCCATACCTTGGCACTTTCCTCACTGACCTGGTGATGCTGGATACTGCAATGGAGGACTACCTGGAG GGCAATGAGATCAACCACGGCAAAAAGAATAAG GAATACCGAGTCCTCACGGACATCATGCTGCTCCAGGCGGCGGCAGAGAATTACTGCCTAGAGCCCCAGCATCCATTCACGGCCTGGTTCTGGGCTGTGGAGAGGCTCAGCGAGGATGACAG CTACATCCTGTCCTGCCGGCTGGAGCCACGGTCCTAG